A region from the Gossypium hirsutum isolate 1008001.06 chromosome A08, Gossypium_hirsutum_v2.1, whole genome shotgun sequence genome encodes:
- the LOC107946249 gene encoding uncharacterized protein, whose translation MLRILERVVGPNIDTVGHGSVTERLCCNGAEIFRGIARVAPNVAEYWIKPTERLMDDLDNTLEQKLKGAVSQLRDEAYQWWLTVKGGTQPDRLTREFFKTGFQSKYVGASYVDAQRKEILDLTQGEKSVSEYEAEDGLKDSLWVLIALQRERDFAALVDKAKITKKLKRAKRQNRKKERGRNKRDVEPSNSFLRPKKKARVHRPVRVQVPIVAVGPQPCTNYGRHHQGKCWKRIGACLRCGSLEHRIRDCP comes from the exons atgttacggattttggagagggttgtTGGGCCCAACATTGATACTGTGGGCCATGGGTCAGTTACAGAACGACTCTGCTGTaatggagctgagatttttaggggtattgctaGGGTTGCCCCTAATGTTGCTGAATATTGGATTAAGCCTACAGAGAGGCTCATGGATGACCTTGACAACACCCTCGAgcagaaactaaagggtgcagtGTCACAGTTAAGagatgaggcttaccagtggtggcttacagttaaagGGGGCACTCAGCCTGATCGTTTGACCAGGGAATTTTTCAAAACTGGTTTCCAGAGTAAGTATGTGGGTGCTAGTTATGTTGATGCTCAGAGGAAAGAGATTCTGGATCTGACTCAGGGGGAGAAATCAGTGTCTGAATATGAGGCTGAA GACGGCCTCAAGGATAGTCTATGGGTTTTGATAGCTCTAcaaagggagcgagattttgctgctttggttgataaggcgaagatcaCTAAGAAACTAAAGCGCGCTAAGCGCCAAAACCGTAAGAAGGagagaggtaggaacaagagggatgTGGAGCCCTCAAATTCCTttctgaggcctaagaaaaaggccagagttcaTCGGCCAGTCAGAGTTCAGGTCCCTATTGTTGCTGTTGGACCACAGCCTTGTACTAATTATGGGAGACACCACCAGGGCAAGTGTTGGAAAAGGATTGGGGCTTGTTTGAGATGCGGATCATTAGAGCATCGTATCAGAGATTGTCCATAG